The Lutibacter sp. A64 genome segment GTCTGTATTCCGTTTCCAAAAAGTTACAAATTGACCAACTTTTTTAGGTGTAATTTTAGCATTTCTACTAATAATAATTTTTCCATTGAGTTTAAAACTACAAGCATCATATGCCCTACTTTCTGGATCTAAATTAAGATCAGAAATATTAAAATTACATTTACTGTAAACTGCTTTTTTAATTTGATTTAGGGTATTATCCATATTTTTAAATTAGTAAAATTTAATTTAAAAAAGATTATTAGAAGTCAAAACCACTTAAAATCCTAAAATTAATTTTGCAATTAAAAAGTAAATTAAAATCCCCAAAATATCGTTACTTGTAGTTATAAATGGACCTGTAGCTAAGGCAGGATCTATATTTCTTTTATCTAAAATAATTGGAACAAAGGTACCTATAATTGAAGCAATAATAATAACAGAAACTAACGAAATAGATACTGTTAGTCCTACTTTAAAGTCAAAACCAAGAAAAAACATCCCTGCAGACATTAATAATATGGCAAGTACTAAACCATTTAATAAGCTAAGTGATATTTCTTTAACAAGCCTATTCCAAAGCGAACCTCTTAAACTATCGTTTGCCAAACCTTGCACAACAATTGCAGATGATTGTACACCAACATTACCTGCCATTGCGGCAATTAATGGTGTAAAGAAAAATAGTTCAGGAAATTGTCTCATTGCATCTCCAAAGCCACCCAATACCGAAACACTAATAAAACCACCAAACAATGCTAAAATTAACCAAGGTAAACGCGCTTTAGTAAGTTCCCAAATGGTATCATCTGCTTCAACATCTTGAGAAATACCTGCTGCTAATTGGTAATCTTTTTCAGCTTCTTCTCTAATTACATCTACAATATCATCAATAGTAATTCTACCAACTAAATGTCCAATTTCATCTACTACAGGAATTGCCTCCAAATCGTATTTTTGCATAACTCTAGCTACGTCTTCGGCTTGGTCATTTACATTAACAGAGTCTACTTTTTTTATTAAAACATCTTTAATTGCAGTTTTTGTAGAGGTGGTTAATAAATCTTTTAAAGAAAGTCTTCCTATAAGTTTATTGTCATCATCTACAACATAAATAGAATGTACTCTGGTTACTTCTTCGGCTTGTGCACGCATTTCTTTTACACAAGTAAGTACATTCCAATTTTCGTTAACTTTTACTAATTCTTTTGCCATTAAACCACCAGCTGTATCTTCGTCGTAGCGTAAAAGTTCTACAATTTCTTTGGCGTGTTTAATATCTTCTAAATGAGCAATTACCTCTTCTTTCTGATCTTCAGAAAGTTCTGAAATAATATCTGCGGCATCATCGGTATCTAGTTCGTCAATTTCTTCAGCAATTTCTTTACTAGAAAGTTCGCTAAGTATTTTTTCACGAATATCTTCATCTAATTCTGCAATTACTTCAGAAGTAACATCACTTTCTAAAAGACGAATTAAATAAATAGCTTCTTCTATAGATAAATCTTCAATAACTTCTGCAATATCGGCATAATGGAAATCTTCCAATAAAACCAATAAAGATTCATTGTTTTTTTCAGTAATTAATATTTGAATATCCTCTATGAACTGTTGTGTAATTTCAATTGACATCTTTTTCTATTTTAGAAGTAAGATTAATGAATTCTTGAACCGATAATTGTTCTGGACGTTGCCCAAAGATACTATCTTCTCGTAAACTATCCGATAAATTAAGTGTTTTTAAACTATTACGAAGTGTTTTTCTACGTTGTTGAAAGGCTGTTTTTACTACTTTAAAAAACAATTTTTCATCAACAGGAAGGTTGTAATTTTCTTTTCTAATAAGTCTAATAACTCCAGAATCTACTTTTGGCGGTGGATTAAAAACAGTTGGTGGTACGGTAAATAAATATTCTACATTGTAAAAAGCTTGTGTTAAAACAGAGAGTATTCCGTAAACTTTACTGCCTTCTTTTTCGGCAATTCTCTGGGCTACTTCTTTTTGAAACATGCCAGAAAATTCTGGTATTTGATGACGATTCTCTAGTGTTTTAAATACAATTTGAGTTGAAATATTGTATGGGAAATTGCCAATTATTGCTACTTGTTCTTTTGCAAAATAGTCTTCAATATTAATTTTTAAAAAATCTTTTGAAATAATTCTATCAGCTAAATTTAAATAATGAGCTTGTAAGTATTCTACAGATTCTGTGTCTATTTCTATTACATGGGTTTTAAGTGGTTTTTTAAGCAAATATTTGGTTAAAACACCCATTCCAGGACCGATTTCTAATACATTTTTATATCTTTTTTCGGTTAAACTATCGGCAATTTGTTGTGCAATTAGTTCGTCTTTTAAAAAATGTTGGCCTAGGTGTTTTTTTGCTTTTACACTCATAAATTAGTTTTTTACACTCATACTAAATTGTTCACTAATAACTTTTAACTCGGTTCTAAAAGCAACAATTTTATCTTTAAATAAATGCATTGCTTCAGTTCTTAATTTTTCAGCATCTTCTTGGTAATATTCTTGAAGAGTTTTAAGACTATCTGTTGTATATTGTACAGCATATGTTGTGCCTCCCATTTCTTCATCTACCATAACTTGAATCATTTTTGCATTGGTAAATTTCCCTAGAGAAAGCATATTTGGTATATGTACTTCTTTCATCCATTTTAACCATTGCTCATGAACTGACTCGTCAACATTTGTTGTAACGTTATATATATACATTTTTTTTAGTTTAAAGGTTTAAGGGTTAAAAAGTTTATAGGTTTAAAGTAGCAAAGATACAAAGGTTTTCTTTAGAACTAATTAATTTAGTCATACTCATTAGTAAAGTATTAACCTTCTTTTTTATCTGTATGTTGTCTTTCTATTCAATTAAGTGTATCTCCACGCAATTTTCTGTATTTTTTTCTGGCATCAACTAAGTAAATACTTGAAGGATATTCAAAAATAATTCTTTGATAATATTCTTTAGCATTTTCAGTATTATTTAACTGATTTAAGTACAATTCTGCCAAATAATAAATTGCATCATCTGCTAAAATATCTTCGTTATTAAGTGCTATAATTTGTAAATAATTACTTTTGGCACGTATAAATTCACCTAATTTTTCTAGTAATTTTGCTTGTTTAAACAAGGCTTCATCTTCTAAAGTATGTCCTTTAAAATTGGTTAAAATAACTTGTAATGTATCTATTGCTTGTTGGTTTTTATTTTGAAAAGCCAACAAATCGGCTTTTGCGTATGTTTTTAAAGCAATTTTTAAACTGTCTTTTACAATGTTATCTGTAATTAATAAATTTAAATCTAATGCATCATTGGCTATTAATTGTGATGTTGAATTTTTTAATACTTTTAATTGTGATTGTGCCCATTCAAAATCTCCTTTAAAATAGGAAGTTTGTGCAATTTTAAAGCGTGCTGTTTGTCCAATACTATTATTTTTTAAATCGTTTTGAACTTGTGTGTAATAAATTAAAGCAGAACTAAACTTATTTGTAAAGACTAGAATATCGGCCAATTTAGTTTTTATGTTTCCTTTTTGAAATCTGTTTATAGGAAGTTTTAGGGCTTCTTTTAATAATGAAATTGCATTATTGGGTTCGTTTTTTTTAAACGCTAAAAATTCAGCATAAACTAATTGTACGGCAATAGTATGTTCGTTTTTTCCATATTCTGTAAAAATTTGTTGAAATTGCTGATCTGTAACAGAAATTTCGTTATCTGTTTCAATAGAAATCTGCAACAAATACAATTTTGCTTTTAATTGGTCTTCTAAATTACTTGTATGCTCTATTATATAATTAAAACAATTTTTAGAAACTGTATAATCTTTATTTGCAAAGGCAATTTCACCCAAATCGGTAATTCCTTTTAAGCTACTAGAATCTCTTTTAAATAATGCTTTTTCTTGAATAAAAGCCTTTCCATATTCTTTTTGTTGGGTGTATAGCCAGCTTAATAATTGATTCCAACTGTTTTGTGGATTGTTTTGCAACCTTTTAATTAATAATTTTCTTAGAAAAATATTAGCTTCATTTTCAGAATCATCGGTTATATATTTTCCAATATAGGTTTTTGAAGTGGGTAAGTAACTCTCGTTAGTTTCAACCAAATTTAAATAGGTATCAATCATATTTTCTAAATCGGCTTTTTCACCATAAATGGCCGCAATTTGTAAGTTGTAATTAGAATTGGGGTTTACTTCCATTGCTTTTTTAAAAGCGGTTAGTGCATAATCTAACAAATGATTTTGTTGAAAAGATCTACCAATTAAATACCCTTGATTTCTGGTTTTTTCTATTGAGTTTATTGCTTTTTCATAAAAAAAAGAAGCGCTGTCTTGTTTGTATTGTAATTGGTAATTATACCCTAATTCAACAAATAAATAATGTTGATCTGGGCGTTTTTTTAATTGTTTATTTATTAGAGATTGTACTTCGTTAAATTTTTCTAGTTGCTGGTAACTATCTATTAAATTGGTTAAATAACTACTGTTAAATGGATTTTTTTCGTGTAGTGTTTTATAAATTGCTGCAGCTTTTTCATACTCACCATTTCTAAGATAAAGAAATGCTAATGAAGCTTCTTGCGCATGTATTTGCAAGGAAAAACAACAAATAAGTAGGATTAAAATTTTACGCATTTTTTATTTTAAATTCATTCAAATATAACCAAACAAGTGTTAAAATTTTTATAATTACCTTCTATTTTAGAAATATGGCTGTAACATTTTGGCACAAAAATTGTCTTTAACATATAAAACAACTAAATTTTTTTATTATGAAAGAATTAATAAGACAATACGAAACAGCAAAAAACAAAGCATTAATATTCATGAAAAAGGGACAAATAAACAACTATTTTGATGCCTTAATTGAAATGAATAAATACAAAAAAATGATAACCGTTAGTGTTAACTAATTTAGTTAATAAGTTCAAAACCACAATATGGAACTAGCACCTTAGGGATTTTAATCCCCTCAGGTGTTTGGCAATTTTCTAACAAACCTGCTAACACGCGTGGTAATGCTAAAGAACTACCATTAAGAGTGTGTGCTAATTCGCTTTTTCCTTCGCTATTTTTAAAACGAAGTTTTAAACGATTTGCTTGAAATGTTTCAAAATTAGAAACAGAACTTACTTCTAACCAACGATCTTGAGCTGTTGAAAACACTTCAAAATCGTAAGTTAATGCAGATGTAAATCCAATATCTCCACCACATAAACGTAAAATTCTAAAAGGTAAATTTAATTCGTTTAAAATTCCTTTTACGTGTGCAACCATACTATCTAAAGCTTTATATGAATTAGATGGATGTTCAATTCTAACTATTTCAATTTTATCAAATTGATGCAATCTATTTAAACCACGTACATGCGCTCCGTATGAACCAGCTTCGCGTCTAAAACAAGGTGTATATGCGGTATTTAATATAGGAAAATCACTTTCTTTTAAAATAACATCTCTATAAATATTAGTTACTGGAACTTCAGCCGTAGGAATTAAATATAAATTATCTTGTGCATCGTGGTACATTTGCCCTTCTTTATCTGGCAATTGCCCAGTCCCAAACCCTGAAGCTTCATTTACTAAAAGTGGCACTTGCACTTCATTATATCCAGCTTCGGTATTTTTATCTAAAAAATAATTGATTAAAGCGCGTTGTAATCTTGCTCCTTTACCTTTGTAAACAGGAAAACCAGCTCCAGCAATTTTATTTCCAAGTTCAAAATCTATAATATCGTATTTTTTTGCCAATTCCCAATGTGGTAATGCGCCTTCGTGTAATACAGGAATTTCACCTTCTTGTAATACATTTAAATTGTGTTCTTCTGAAGAACCTGCAGGTACAATTTCGTTTGGAATGTTTGGAATTAAATACAACAATTCTTGTAATTCTGTTGCTTTATTTTGAAGGCTATCGGTTAAGCTTTTAGATTTTTCTTTTAAAAGCACCGTTTTTTGCTTTAAAACTTCAGCTTTTTGTCTTTCACCAGATTTAAATAACTGTCCAATATCTTTCGATAATTTATTAGATTCTGCCAATACAGCATCCAATTCAGTTTGAATTGATCTTCTACTTTCATCAGCAGCAATGGTTTGTGCAACCAATTCAGCAGCGTTTTTTAAATTTCTTTTTTCTAAACCTTTTAAAACAGCTTCTGTGTTTTCTCTAATAAATGCAACTTGTAACATTGTTTTTTCCTTTTATTGAATGGCAAATTTAATAAATTGCTGATAAAAGAAACCAAATAGTTTAATTTGATTTTAAAGAAATAGTTTCTGAAATTTTTGAAATTATTTGAGGGACCTCAGAAATTGTAAAATCAAGATCAATTTTAAATGAGTTTTTATCTACTTTAGTAAGTTTGAATTTTCCGTTTTTTATAGGAAAATAACCAGTTTCACCTTTACAATAACACAGTCTTCCAAAATATAATTTTACGTTTTGTAGTGTTTCATTCGACAATTCCATGGGAGAAATATTTGCATCAAATTCGGCGTATATAATTTCGGTATAACTGCTATCTTGTAGGTTTTTATGACTGTTTTTTTTATACGTGTATTTTAAAATTGTTTTAGATCCTTCAGAAATTACAGGGTACATAATACCTATATTGTCTGTTTTAAAAACTATAGTTTTATTAGGAATTAATTCAATTGAACAAATGCCATTTTTTGGACAAATAGCGGCTTCTTGATTAATTTGTTGGTTCACAGTATAATTAGATTTACAAGAAATCATTAAAAATGCACATACTATAAATAGATTTCTCATAAAACTAATTTTTTTTTAAAAGTTGTTATAAATATATTCTAAACAAGTTTTTTTATCTTTTGCTAATTGACTTTTTAATGTAGTAATTGAGTCAAATTTTTGTTCATCTCTTAAAAATTTCAATACTTCAATCTGAATTTTTTCATCATAAATTTGTTGATTGAAATTAAAAAAATGAGTTTCTATAGTTTGGTTTTTACCACTAACTGTAGGTCTATAACCAATATTCATCATTCCAAAAACTTCTTTACCACCAATTATAGACTTTACAATATATGCACCGGTTTTTGGAACTAGTTTATAAGTTTCTGCAATATGTAAATTAGCTGTTGGAAATCCTATTTTTGCACCTAAACTTTTTCCTTTTACAATCGTACCGGTTAACATAAAATTATATCCTAAGTAGGTATTAGCTTTTGCTATTTCTCCATTTTCAATAGCTTTTCTAATTTTTGTTGAGCTAACAGTAATATCGCTAATTTCTTGTTGCGTTATTTTTTTTACTTGAAAACTATAAGCGTTTCCATACACTTGTAATTGTTCAAAATTACCTTCTCTATTTTTACCAAAATGATGGTCGTAACCAATTACTAATCTAGAAATATTTAAGGTATCTATTAAAATATTTTTCACAAATTCTAATGCCGAAAGATTTGCAAATTCTTTTGAAAATTCGTGAATTACTAAGGTTTCTAAACCTAAGTTTTCTAATAATTTTGTGCGCTCTTCAATTGTATTAATTAATTTAATATCTAAATCTTTTTGTAAAACCATACGCGGATGTGGAAAAAAAGTTAACAATGCAGAAGTTGCGTTGTTATTTTTAGCGCTTTTTACCAATTTTTTTATTACTTTTTGATGCCCAATATGAACCCCATCAAACGAGCCAATGGTAACAAAAGTTTTATTGTTTGATTTAAATTTAGATAAATTAGTGAAAATTTTCAAAATGAGAAAATTAAATTAATTGTTATTAAGAAGCAAAAATACTGTATTTAATTAAATATAGGTTAAATCAAATAATTAAAAAGGTAATATAATTGTGTTCCATATTTTATACTATATATTTGTAAGTTTCTTGTACATAAAAAAATTAAAGCATGAAGTATTTAAATATTAGATTTTTATTAGTATTCATAATTATTACCGCTCAATATTTTTCTGCTTCTGCTCAAAAATCAGGTAATCTTTGGTTTAAAAACGCTAATTCAGAAAAAAGTTCTGCGCCAAAATTAATGCGAAAATCTATTCCTAAAGCTTATACTGTGTACGATTTAGATTTAGAAACTTTAAAAGATAGATTAAAAGATGCTCCAAAAAGAAAAGAAGGTTTAAAAAACTCTAGTGTTATTTTAAATTTTCCAAATGGTAATGGTGAATTAGAAAAATATGAGATTTTTGAAACACCGATTTTAGCTGAAAATCTTCAAAAGAAATATCCAACTATTAAATCTTATATCGGTAAAAGTATTAAAAATCCTGGTGTAACTATACGGTTTAGTGTTACAGCTGCAGGTTTAAATGCAATGACTCTAAAAAAATCTGGAGAATCAACATTTATAGATCCTTATACCAAAAATAAAGCTTCATATTTAGTATATAAAAAAACTGATTCGCCTGAGCCAGAAGAAGCTTTTGTATGTAAGTTTGATGATTATAACACAGAAATTAAACCTAAAACTAAAATAACTTCAAATACTTCAGCAAAAGAAGCAAATGCAAATGATGGTAAATTGAGAACTTATAGGTTAGCAGTTGCAACAACAGGTGAATATTCTCAATTTCATTTAACACAACAAGGGGTTGCTGCTACCGAAACGGATTCTATTAAAAAAGTAGCTGTTTTATCGGCTATAGTAACAACAATGACTCGTGTTAATGGTATTTTTGAAAGAGATGTTGCCCTAACAATGGTTTTAGTTGATAACAATACCAATATTATTTTTTTAGATGCAGCAACAGATGGTTTTACAAATGATGATTCTGAAGAATTAATTGATGAAAGTCAAAAAATAATAAGCAGTACTATTGGAACCGATAATTTTGATATAGGCCATACTTTTAGTACTGGAGGTGGTGGTTTAGCACAATTAAGTTCACCTTGTACTTCTTATGGAAAAGCGAGCGGAATTACGGGTTCTAGTAATCCTATTGGAGATGCTTATGATATTGATTATGTAGCACATGAAATGGGACATCAATATGGTGCACATCATACTTTTAACGCTTCTTCTGGAAATTGTGATGGTAATATTAACTCAGGTACAGCTGTTGAACCAGGAAGTGGGTCAACAATTATGGCTTATGCAGGGCTTTGTTCTCCACATAATATTCAAAATTATGGAGATGCTTATTTTCATTATGTAAGTATTCAAGAAATGTGGGCAAATATTACTGAAGGTAATAGTAGTGCTTGTGCTGAAATTACTGACACCGATAATAATACTCCGGTAATTGAAAGTCTTCAAAATTATACAATTCCAGTTTCTACGCCCTTTGTTTTATCTGCAACTGCTTCAGATGTAGATGGCGATCTTTTAACATATACTTGGGAGCAGATAGATACTGAAACTGCTGCACACCCACTTGTGTCAACTTCAACAGAAGGTCCGGCATTTAGATCTTTAGAGCCAAGTGAAAGTCCTGAAAGAACATTTCCTAATATGTCAACTATTTTAGGCGGTAATACGTACAATCAATGGGAAGTTTTACCTTCAGTTTCAAGGTCAATGACATTTGCTGTTACGGTAAGAGATAATAATAAAAGTGGAGGGCAAACAGCTAGTGATATAACAGAAATAACTTTTTCAGATAAAGCTAAAGCTTTTAAATTAACTTCTCAAACTACTCAAGAAAGTTGGGATGCGGGTACTTCTCAAACAATTAATTGGGATGTTGCTAATACTGATAGTGCACCTGTAAATTGTTCTTATGTAAATATTTTATTTTCTAATGATGGAGGTTTAACATACCCTATTACTTTAGCTTCTAATGTGTTAAATAATGGTACTCATACTATTGTAAGTCCAGATGTTACAACAACAACCGGAAGAATTAAAATTGAGAGTGTTGGTAATATCTTTTTTAATGTAAATGTTGCAAATATTTCGGTTCAATCTTCAGAATTTATTATGGAATTTGATGAATTTAAACTTGAAACTTGTGCGCCAGATGATGTTATTTATAATATGACGTACAATACATTTTTAGATTTTAATGAAGAAACAACTTTTTCTGCAACAGATTTACCAGAAGGAGCCAATGTAACTTTTAACCCGGCAACGGCAACTGCAAATAATACAGCTGTAACAATGAAGATAACAGGAATGGATACTGATAATCTTGGTCTTCATACTATTACTGTAACAGGTACATCGGCCTCAGTAACTAAAAGTACAGTAGTCGAGTTAAATGTTTATTCATCTGAAATAACTGCACCTGTTTTAAATTTCCCAGAAAATGAAAGTACTGGAGTATTAGAACCTTATAATTTAAGTTGGAATGATAATGAAAATATTAAAGATTATACTATTGAAATTGCTTTAGACTCATTATTTACTACTATTGTAGAAACTGATACTTTAAATTCTGCGTATTTTAAACCAGAATTGTTAGAATTTAATACAACCTATTATTGGAGAGTAAAAGGCGCTAATAGTTGTAGCGAGAGTTCGTTTTCAACTTATTATAGTTTTACAACAGCAAATGTTGTTTGCGACTCTAACACATCAACAAATAAACCATTAAATATACCTGATAATAATACCACAGGAGTAAATTCAAATATAAGTATAACAACCAATAAAATTATTACAGATGTAAATGTTACAGTAACAGCTCCTCACGAGTGGGTTGGAGATTTATCGTTGTATTTAATAAGTCCTTTAGGTACAAAGGTTTTATTATCTGCAAATAATGGAAATGAAGGTTTAAATTATACAAATACTTTTTTTGATGATGATGCAGAAGCTTCTATAACTTCAGGAATTCCTCCTTTTTCAGGAACGTTTAAGCCACAAGGTAAATTATCTGATTTTAATGATGAAGAATCTTATGGAGATTGGACATTGCAAGCTATTGATAATGGGCCAGCAGATACAGGTACTATTGATAGTTGGAGCATAGAAATTTGTGGAGTAGCGGTAATTGGTGATGATGATGATAAAGATGGCGTAAAAAATGAGGATGATATTTGTCCTGAAACTCCTTTAGGAAGTGCAGTTGATAGTACAGGCTGTCCTGTATTTAGTTTACCAGTTGATAATTTTACAATAGAAACTATAAGTGAAACGTGTCCAGATAAAAATAATGGTCAAATTTTAATTTCAGCTAATGAAACATATACATATAAAGTAACATTAAATGGTGTTGAAGCGACATTGCAAAATACAGATTTATCTCCTGGAAGTTATACTATTTGTATTGGTGTAGAAGAAGATGAAGATTATGAACAGTGTTATGATGTTGTTATAGATGAGGGAACTACCATTTCTGGTAAAGTAGCTGTAAATTCAGGAAAAGCTTCTATAGAAATTGAAGAAGGTACAGGTCCTTTTATGGTTTTTGTAAACGATAAAATAGTTTTAGAAACAGTAGCGCCAATTTTCACTTTTGATGTAAAACACGGAGATAAAGTTGAAATAAAATCTAGTGTTTCTTGTGAAGGTGTTTTTGCAAAAACAATTAATTTGTTCGATGAAATTATTGCATACCCAAATCCTACAAAGGGAAATTTAGAAATTGCGTTACCAGTTTCTGTAAACACTGTAAAAATTGAAGTGTACAATATACAGTCACAGTTAATTTCGGTACAAAATTATACGGTAACTAATAATAAGGTTCAATTAAATATTGCTAATAATGCTACGGGGCTATACTTTGCAAAAGTATATTTAGAAGAACCTATAGTTCTTAAAATTATTAAAGAATAAGAGTCTTTAAAACGTTATTAATATTAAAATATACACCTTCAACTTGTTTGAAGGTGTTTTTATTTAAATTAACTTAATGTTATAAGAATTAAGATTAACACTAATAATCAAAAATTAATAATAAATTTGTAACACTATTTATTATTGAATAAGTACTAAAAACTACATATCTTGAAAAAAACTACACTCTCAATACTGCTATTTATAACAATTATCCCTTTTTATGGGCAAATTCAAAGTTATTATAACGGTCTTGACTTTACAAAAACAGGTAACGAACTATTTTTAGAACTTTCTGAAAGATTAGAAAGTACGCATTCAGCAATTCCATATACAGGTTCTCCTATAGATGTTTGGGAAGCTTGTAGACGTGCTGATGAAGATCCAGATAATGCAGATAATGTATTGTTAATTTATGGATATAACGATACTGATGGAATTCCTAACACAGATAGATCTAGAGATAAAGATTTAAAAGATACTGGAGGTGGTGATCTTGAGAGATGGAATAGAGAACACGTTTTTGCTAAATCATTAGCAAATCCTGGCTTAGATACAGATGAACCTGGTCCAGGCACTGATGTGCATAATTTAAGGCCTGCGGATTCAGAAAGAAATTCAGATAGGAGTAATAGAAAATTTACAGATGGATCTGGAAATTCTGCTATTGTTTCTAGCAATGGAGGTTGGTATCCTGGTGACGAATGGAAAGGAGATGTAGCTAGAATTGTAATGTATATGTACACGAGATACCACGGTGCAGGAAATCTAGTGTCTCAAACAAATTGTTTGCCTATAAATGTAGGTTTTGGAACTACATTAACGGTTGATGAAAATATGGTTGATTTATTTTTAAAATGGAATAAAGAAGATCCAGTTTCAGAATTTGAAGCAAATAGAAACGAAGTTTTAGCCGGTATACAAGGAAATAGAAATCCGTTTATAGATAATCCATACTTGGCAACCTTAATTTGGGGTGGTTTAGAAGCAGAAGATAAATGGTGGTCTAATAATTCATCTGATGACGAAATGCCAACTACTCCTTCAAATTTAATAGTTTCTGATATTACAAATGAAACTGCGGTTGTTACTTGGGATGCTTCAACAGATAATGTTGCGGTATATGATTATTTAATTTATTTAAATGGAGAATATTTACAATCTGAAATTACAAATTCAACAATAATTTCAGGATTAAAGGCTTCAACTAATTATACAGTAACTATAAAAGCTAGAGATGTAGCGTCTAATTTATCCGGTGAAGGAGAAGTTAGTTTTACAACTTTAGAAGGGCCATATTATTTAATAAATGAAGATTTTGAAAATTGTGCAAATATTCAATTTGTTGCATATAATGAAGAAAGTAACAAAAATTGGGAATGCAGCACTGTTTTTGGAGAAAATAATTCTGGATCTTATGGTATGAATGGGTATAGTGAAAATGTAGCGAGCAAAGATTGGTTAATTACAACTTCTCCAATAAATTTTGACGAAAGTACAGCTGAAAAATTAAGTTTTTACACCGATGCCGCTTATGGAAGTTCAACTTTAGAATTGGTTTATTCTTCAAATTACGATGGATCAAGTAATCCTAGTGATTTTACATGGACTGCAATGCCTAATATTAACATTCCTACACATTCAAATGGAGGTTCAACAGAAGAGGTTTATTCGTTTTCAAATGTAGATATTAGTTCAATTACTGGAACTGTTTATATAGCATTTAAATACTATTCTAATGAAAGTCCAACAAGATGGACTGTTGATAGTTTTGAAATTACTGCTGAAATTAGTGATGATATTG includes the following:
- the serS gene encoding serine--tRNA ligase; protein product: MLQVAFIRENTEAVLKGLEKRNLKNAAELVAQTIAADESRRSIQTELDAVLAESNKLSKDIGQLFKSGERQKAEVLKQKTVLLKEKSKSLTDSLQNKATELQELLYLIPNIPNEIVPAGSSEEHNLNVLQEGEIPVLHEGALPHWELAKKYDIIDFELGNKIAGAGFPVYKGKGARLQRALINYFLDKNTEAGYNEVQVPLLVNEASGFGTGQLPDKEGQMYHDAQDNLYLIPTAEVPVTNIYRDVILKESDFPILNTAYTPCFRREAGSYGAHVRGLNRLHQFDKIEIVRIEHPSNSYKALDSMVAHVKGILNELNLPFRILRLCGGDIGFTSALTYDFEVFSTAQDRWLEVSSVSNFETFQANRLKLRFKNSEGKSELAHTLNGSSLALPRVLAGLLENCQTPEGIKIPKVLVPYCGFELIN
- the mgtE gene encoding magnesium transporter; translation: MSIEITQQFIEDIQILITEKNNESLLVLLEDFHYADIAEVIEDLSIEEAIYLIRLLESDVTSEVIAELDEDIREKILSELSSKEIAEEIDELDTDDAADIISELSEDQKEEVIAHLEDIKHAKEIVELLRYDEDTAGGLMAKELVKVNENWNVLTCVKEMRAQAEEVTRVHSIYVVDDDNKLIGRLSLKDLLTTSTKTAIKDVLIKKVDSVNVNDQAEDVARVMQKYDLEAIPVVDEIGHLVGRITIDDIVDVIREEAEKDYQLAAGISQDVEADDTIWELTKARLPWLILALFGGFISVSVLGGFGDAMRQFPELFFFTPLIAAMAGNVGVQSSAIVVQGLANDSLRGSLWNRLVKEISLSLLNGLVLAILLMSAGMFFLGFDFKVGLTVSISLVSVIIIASIIGTFVPIILDKRNIDPALATGPFITTSNDILGILIYFLIAKLILGF
- a CDS encoding bifunctional riboflavin kinase/FAD synthetase, encoding MKIFTNLSKFKSNNKTFVTIGSFDGVHIGHQKVIKKLVKSAKNNNATSALLTFFPHPRMVLQKDLDIKLINTIEERTKLLENLGLETLVIHEFSKEFANLSALEFVKNILIDTLNISRLVIGYDHHFGKNREGNFEQLQVYGNAYSFQVKKITQQEISDITVSSTKIRKAIENGEIAKANTYLGYNFMLTGTIVKGKSLGAKIGFPTANLHIAETYKLVPKTGAYIVKSIIGGKEVFGMMNIGYRPTVSGKNQTIETHFFNFNQQIYDEKIQIEVLKFLRDEQKFDSITTLKSQLAKDKKTCLEYIYNNF
- a CDS encoding DUF4286 family protein; protein product: MYIYNVTTNVDESVHEQWLKWMKEVHIPNMLSLGKFTNAKMIQVMVDEEMGGTTYAVQYTTDSLKTLQEYYQEDAEKLRTEAMHLFKDKIVAFRTELKVISEQFSMSVKN
- the rsmA gene encoding 16S rRNA (adenine(1518)-N(6)/adenine(1519)-N(6))-dimethyltransferase RsmA; this translates as MSVKAKKHLGQHFLKDELIAQQIADSLTEKRYKNVLEIGPGMGVLTKYLLKKPLKTHVIEIDTESVEYLQAHYLNLADRIISKDFLKINIEDYFAKEQVAIIGNFPYNISTQIVFKTLENRHQIPEFSGMFQKEVAQRIAEKEGSKVYGILSVLTQAFYNVEYLFTVPPTVFNPPPKVDSGVIRLIRKENYNLPVDEKLFFKVVKTAFQQRRKTLRNSLKTLNLSDSLREDSIFGQRPEQLSVQEFINLTSKIEKDVN
- a CDS encoding tetratricopeptide repeat protein gives rise to the protein MRKILILLICCFSLQIHAQEASLAFLYLRNGEYEKAAAIYKTLHEKNPFNSSYLTNLIDSYQQLEKFNEVQSLINKQLKKRPDQHYLFVELGYNYQLQYKQDSASFFYEKAINSIEKTRNQGYLIGRSFQQNHLLDYALTAFKKAMEVNPNSNYNLQIAAIYGEKADLENMIDTYLNLVETNESYLPTSKTYIGKYITDDSENEANIFLRKLLIKRLQNNPQNSWNQLLSWLYTQQKEYGKAFIQEKALFKRDSSSLKGITDLGEIAFANKDYTVSKNCFNYIIEHTSNLEDQLKAKLYLLQISIETDNEISVTDQQFQQIFTEYGKNEHTIAVQLVYAEFLAFKKNEPNNAISLLKEALKLPINRFQKGNIKTKLADILVFTNKFSSALIYYTQVQNDLKNNSIGQTARFKIAQTSYFKGDFEWAQSQLKVLKNSTSQLIANDALDLNLLITDNIVKDSLKIALKTYAKADLLAFQNKNQQAIDTLQVILTNFKGHTLEDEALFKQAKLLEKLGEFIRAKSNYLQIIALNNEDILADDAIYYLAELYLNQLNNTENAKEYYQRIIFEYPSSIYLVDARKKYRKLRGDTLN